Proteins from a single region of Dehalococcoidales bacterium:
- the treS gene encoding maltose alpha-D-glucosyltransferase has translation MVTGDKRYFWRDDDPLWYKDAVIYELPIRAFYDSDSDGTGDFPGLTEKLDYLHDLGVTAIWLLPFYPSPFKDDGYDVSDYTGVHPSYGTLHDFRVFLREANYRGLRVITELLLNHTSDQHPWFQRARRAAPGSPGRDFYVWSDNHNKYKEARIIFKDFENSNWTWDPVAGAYFWHRFYSHQPDLNYDSSLVHQAVLRVIDFWFGMGVSGMRLDAVPYLYEREGTVCENLPETHAFLQELRRKVDGKFQNRMLLAEANQWSEDAVAYFGDGGECHMAYHFPLMPRMFMALRMEDRFPITNILQQTPPIPPTCQWTLFLRNHDELTLEMVTDEERDYMYRVYAHDTQARLNLGIRRRLAPLLNNDRRKVELMNALLFSLPGTPIIYYGDEIGMGDNIYLGDRNGVRTPMQWSTDRNAGFSRSNPQRLYLPVNIDPEYHYEAVNVEAQQNNRDSLLWWMKRLIALRKRFKAFGRGSLNFLQPENRKVLAFLRHYEDECILVVANLSRLAQHCSLNLTEFRGRTPVEVFGQTEFPVVGEGPYPLTLGPYSFYWFFMEPVKPEQFDLGKAPPEITVPTLTLTGEWKDLYRRGTRRLFETALLSYIKQRRWFGGKARKTRSTEIQDIVTIPFDSSVAHFILLRVEYSEGEPETYLVPITFASEEQSSQVINESPQALIAHLKLRNKGSIAEGVIYDAVFDKNFRDALLKAIGRYRRFKGEQGDIIASHTRNVFRQIRGPVEQSAVTSVLRGGEQTNTSIVYGNQFQLKLFRRLEEGVSPELEIGRFLTEKESFPNVAPVAGVIEYKSRRQESLTMGILHGFVPNEEDAWKYTLDSLGRYFEEVLARPGTIAPMPAGLSLLDICNDPVPLLAADAIGPYLVSAQILGQRTAELHLTLASAIDDPNFVPEPFSVTYQRSLFHSMRGFAIQVLQLLRQRIRYLPDEVRPDAQKVLNLEDTIMGRFQEISRRKITGLRTRCHGDYHLGQILHTGNDFVIVDFEGEPARHLGERKIKRSPLRDVAGMIRSFHYAVHVALQGQTSTVLRTEDLPMLREWAQAWYLWVSATFLKSYLDLMANTPVLPQSRESMKVILDAYLLDKAIYEINYELNNRPDWVTVPLQGILQVLEAAEEEEKEEAGIKPLDKETAGETARTAGEVRQKPGKTTESAGGKEKRGEK, from the coding sequence ATGGTGACCGGTGATAAAAGGTACTTCTGGCGTGACGACGACCCCCTATGGTACAAGGATGCGGTCATTTATGAGCTTCCTATTCGCGCTTTTTATGATAGCGATAGTGATGGCACCGGGGACTTTCCCGGACTCACCGAAAAGCTCGATTATCTTCATGACCTGGGGGTTACCGCTATCTGGCTCCTTCCCTTCTACCCCTCCCCGTTTAAGGATGACGGCTATGACGTCTCTGACTACACCGGTGTCCACCCTTCCTACGGGACGCTTCATGATTTCAGGGTCTTCCTCAGAGAGGCCAATTACCGGGGACTGCGAGTCATTACCGAGCTACTCCTCAACCACACCTCAGACCAGCACCCGTGGTTCCAGAGGGCGCGGCGGGCTGCGCCGGGAAGCCCGGGACGCGACTTTTATGTCTGGAGCGATAACCACAACAAATACAAAGAAGCCCGCATTATCTTCAAGGACTTCGAAAATTCAAACTGGACCTGGGACCCGGTGGCCGGAGCCTATTTCTGGCACCGCTTCTACTCGCACCAGCCTGACCTAAACTACGATAGTTCTCTGGTACATCAGGCAGTACTACGGGTGATTGATTTCTGGTTCGGAATGGGAGTCTCCGGGATGCGCCTGGATGCCGTACCTTACCTTTACGAACGGGAAGGTACCGTTTGCGAAAATCTGCCGGAGACCCACGCTTTCCTTCAGGAACTGCGCCGGAAGGTAGATGGAAAGTTCCAGAACCGCATGTTACTGGCTGAGGCAAACCAGTGGTCTGAGGATGCCGTCGCCTATTTCGGCGACGGCGGGGAGTGCCACATGGCTTATCATTTTCCTCTCATGCCTCGTATGTTTATGGCTCTCCGGATGGAGGACCGTTTCCCCATTACCAATATCCTCCAGCAAACACCACCCATCCCACCCACGTGTCAGTGGACTCTTTTTCTGCGCAACCATGATGAACTCACCCTGGAGATGGTTACTGATGAAGAGCGCGACTATATGTACCGGGTATACGCTCATGACACACAGGCCCGGCTCAACCTCGGCATCCGCCGCCGTCTGGCGCCGCTACTCAATAATGACCGCCGGAAGGTTGAGCTGATGAATGCCCTTCTCTTCTCTCTGCCGGGAACGCCCATTATTTACTACGGTGATGAAATCGGCATGGGAGATAACATTTACCTGGGCGACCGTAACGGTGTCCGTACCCCCATGCAGTGGAGCACTGACCGCAATGCCGGATTCTCACGCAGCAATCCTCAGCGTCTCTATCTTCCGGTTAACATTGACCCGGAGTATCATTATGAAGCCGTCAATGTGGAAGCTCAACAGAACAACCGGGATTCTCTCCTCTGGTGGATGAAGCGCCTCATCGCCCTGCGCAAGCGCTTCAAAGCCTTCGGCCGGGGTAGCCTGAATTTTCTCCAGCCGGAAAACAGAAAGGTGCTGGCTTTCCTCCGTCACTATGAAGATGAGTGTATCCTGGTAGTGGCTAACCTCTCCCGCCTGGCGCAACACTGCAGTCTCAATCTCACCGAGTTTAGAGGCAGGACACCGGTTGAGGTCTTCGGACAGACAGAGTTTCCTGTCGTCGGAGAAGGGCCATATCCGCTAACACTGGGGCCATATTCCTTTTACTGGTTTTTCATGGAACCAGTAAAACCGGAACAGTTCGATTTAGGCAAAGCGCCACCGGAGATTACGGTGCCGACACTGACTTTGACCGGAGAGTGGAAAGACCTGTACAGACGGGGCACACGGCGCCTTTTTGAAACGGCTTTATTAAGCTATATCAAACAACGCCGCTGGTTTGGAGGAAAAGCGCGTAAAACAAGGTCAACCGAAATACAGGATATAGTTACCATACCCTTTGATAGCTCGGTAGCCCACTTTATCCTGCTACGGGTCGAGTACTCCGAGGGAGAACCCGAGACTTACCTGGTTCCGATTACCTTTGCTTCAGAAGAACAGTCAAGCCAGGTCATCAACGAGTCTCCTCAAGCCCTTATTGCTCATTTGAAATTGAGAAACAAAGGCAGTATTGCTGAGGGGGTTATCTACGATGCCGTATTTGACAAGAACTTCCGCGATGCCCTGCTTAAAGCCATAGGACGGTACCGCCGTTTCAAGGGCGAACAGGGAGATATTATCGCCTCTCACACACGCAATGTCTTCCGCCAGATACGCGGGCCGGTTGAACAATCCGCCGTGACGTCCGTTCTGCGCGGTGGAGAGCAAACCAACACATCGATAGTTTACGGGAACCAGTTCCAGCTAAAACTCTTCCGCCGCCTGGAAGAAGGAGTAAGCCCCGAGCTTGAGATTGGCAGATTTCTTACTGAAAAAGAGTCTTTTCCGAATGTAGCTCCCGTAGCCGGAGTTATCGAATATAAGTCCCGCCGGCAAGAATCACTGACCATGGGCATCCTGCACGGCTTCGTACCTAACGAGGAGGATGCCTGGAAATACACTCTGGACTCGCTGGGGCGTTACTTTGAAGAGGTACTGGCGAGGCCGGGAACCATAGCGCCAATGCCCGCCGGGCTCTCCCTGCTTGATATCTGTAACGACCCGGTCCCTCTCCTGGCTGCCGATGCTATCGGACCTTACCTGGTTTCCGCCCAGATTCTAGGCCAGCGCACTGCCGAACTTCATCTAACACTGGCCTCAGCGATAGACGACCCTAACTTTGTCCCCGAGCCTTTCTCGGTAACTTACCAGCGGTCCCTTTTCCATAGCATGAGAGGCTTCGCCATTCAAGTGCTGCAGCTATTGCGCCAGCGCATCAGATATCTGCCTGATGAAGTAAGGCCCGACGCCCAAAAGGTTCTCAATCTGGAGGACACTATTATGGGACGTTTCCAGGAGATTTCCAGACGTAAGATTACCGGTCTGCGTACCCGCTGCCACGGAGACTACCACCTGGGGCAGATACTCCATACCGGCAATGACTTCGTCATCGTTGATTTTGAAGGAGAGCCGGCGCGACACCTGGGGGAACGGAAAATCAAACGCTCGCCGCTGCGTGATGTCGCCGGTATGATACGCTCGTTCCACTACGCCGTTCACGTTGCCCTGCAGGGTCAGACGTCAACCGTACTCCGAACCGAAGACTTGCCGATGCTGAGAGAATGGGCGCAGGCCTGGTATCTCTGGGTCTCAGCTACCTTCCTTAAGTCTTATCTGGATTTAATGGCCAATACGCCGGTGCTGCCGCAGAGTCGAGAATCAATGAAAGTTATCCTGGATGCTTACCTCCTGGACAAAGCCATCTATGAAATAAACTACGAACTCAACAACCGGCCCGACTGGGTTACGGTACCACTCCAGGGTATCCTGCAGGTGCTGGAGGCCGCCGAGGAAGAGGAAAAGGAGGAAGCAGGCATAAAACCACTGGACAAAGAGACCGCAGGAGAAACGGCCCGGACTGCCGGTGAAGTCAGGCAGAAACCGGGAAAAACGACTGAATCAGCCGGGGGAAAAGAGAAGAGGGGCGAGAAGTGA
- the glgB gene encoding 1,4-alpha-glucan branching protein GlgB → MTEIERHDRPDQNPEATIQDQGVSSGITLISDDDLYLFNEGSHFRLYRKLGAHPETVGGQPGTYFAVWAPDARMVSVIGDFNGWNRESHPLRPRGQSGIWEGFIPGIGKGALYKYHIASRYRGYRVDKADPFAVFDEVAPKTSSIVWDLDYDWGDREWMEKRHSRNRLDGPISIYEVHLGSWKRVPDEGYRSLSYREMAPQLAEHVQQTGFTHVQLLPVMEHPFFGSWGYQTTGYFAPTSRFGTPQDFMYLVDYLHQHGIGVILDWVPSHFPTDEYGLAFFDGTHLYEHSYPEKGFHPDWKSYIFNYGRPEVQSFLISSAIFWLDKYHADGLRVDAVASMLYLDYSRKAGQWMPNKYGGRENIEAISFLRRFNEEVYKQYPDVQTVAEESTAWPMVSRPTYLGGLGFGLKWDMGWMHDTLQYISRDPIHRKYHQNDLTFRMIYAFHENFVLPLSHDEVVHGKGSLLGKMPGDNWQKFANLRLLLGYMYTQPGKKLLFMGTELGQWSEWNHDGSLDWYLLEYQPHAQVQQWLKTLNQVYRNEPALHEVDFDPAGFEWVDASDALQSIISFIRKGKSTGDILLVIGNFTPMTHFNYRVGVPRGGSWTEILNSDAGEYGGSGQGNPATVEAQEIPTHGRPYSLEITVPPLAVTFFKSQG, encoded by the coding sequence ATGACTGAAATAGAAAGGCATGATAGACCCGACCAGAACCCGGAGGCAACAATCCAGGATCAGGGGGTATCCTCAGGGATAACCCTCATCAGCGATGATGACCTTTATCTCTTTAATGAAGGCTCTCATTTCCGTTTATACCGGAAACTGGGCGCTCATCCGGAGACCGTTGGCGGCCAGCCGGGGACTTATTTTGCCGTCTGGGCGCCTGACGCCAGGATGGTCTCGGTCATTGGCGATTTTAATGGCTGGAACCGGGAAAGCCACCCCTTACGCCCCAGAGGCCAGTCAGGAATCTGGGAAGGGTTCATTCCGGGAATCGGTAAGGGCGCTCTCTACAAGTACCACATCGCTTCCCGCTACCGGGGCTACCGGGTAGACAAAGCCGACCCTTTCGCCGTTTTTGATGAAGTAGCACCAAAGACCAGCTCCATAGTCTGGGACCTCGATTATGACTGGGGAGACCGGGAATGGATGGAGAAGCGGCACTCCCGAAACCGGCTTGATGGCCCCATATCCATCTACGAGGTGCACCTGGGGTCATGGAAACGCGTACCCGACGAGGGTTACCGGTCTCTTTCCTACCGGGAAATGGCGCCCCAGCTCGCCGAGCACGTGCAGCAGACCGGTTTCACCCACGTACAACTGCTGCCGGTGATGGAGCACCCTTTCTTCGGCTCCTGGGGATATCAGACTACCGGCTATTTCGCCCCCACCAGCCGTTTCGGCACACCCCAGGACTTTATGTACCTGGTCGATTACCTCCACCAGCACGGAATCGGGGTAATCCTGGACTGGGTACCCTCACACTTCCCCACCGATGAATACGGGCTCGCCTTCTTCGATGGTACTCACCTCTACGAACACTCTTACCCGGAAAAGGGATTTCACCCTGACTGGAAGAGCTACATCTTCAACTACGGACGTCCCGAGGTGCAGAGCTTCCTCATCAGCAGCGCCATCTTCTGGCTGGACAAGTACCACGCCGACGGGCTGCGCGTTGACGCCGTCGCTTCCATGCTCTACCTGGACTACTCAAGGAAAGCTGGCCAGTGGATGCCCAACAAGTACGGCGGCCGGGAAAATATCGAGGCTATATCTTTCTTACGCCGGTTTAACGAAGAAGTCTACAAGCAATACCCGGATGTACAGACGGTAGCTGAAGAATCCACCGCCTGGCCTATGGTCTCCCGACCGACCTACCTGGGCGGCCTGGGTTTTGGCCTGAAGTGGGACATGGGCTGGATGCACGATACCCTGCAATACATATCACGCGATCCCATCCACCGTAAATATCACCAAAATGATTTGACCTTCCGTATGATTTACGCCTTTCACGAGAACTTCGTGCTGCCCCTTTCTCATGATGAGGTGGTACACGGCAAGGGATCACTGCTGGGCAAGATGCCCGGTGACAACTGGCAAAAGTTCGCCAACCTGAGACTCCTCCTGGGCTATATGTACACCCAGCCCGGCAAGAAACTGCTCTTCATGGGCACCGAACTGGGGCAATGGAGCGAGTGGAACCATGACGGCAGCCTGGACTGGTATTTGCTCGAATACCAGCCCCATGCCCAGGTCCAGCAGTGGCTGAAGACACTGAATCAGGTCTACCGTAACGAACCGGCGCTGCACGAGGTCGATTTTGACCCGGCCGGGTTCGAATGGGTTGATGCCAGTGACGCCTTGCAGAGCATCATCAGCTTTATCCGCAAAGGTAAATCAACCGGCGATATTCTACTGGTCATCGGCAACTTCACCCCGATGACCCATTTTAACTACCGGGTGGGTGTGCCACGCGGTGGTTCCTGGACGGAAATCCTGAACAGCGACGCCGGGGAATACGGCGGCAGCGGACAGGGCAACCCGGCAACGGTAGAAGCGCAGGAAATTCCAACGCACGGCCGTCCCTATTCCCTCGAAATCACAGTGCCGCCGCTGGCCGTGACCTTTTTTAAGAGCCAGGGATGA
- the malQ gene encoding 4-alpha-glucanotransferase: protein MNPASGTRLLHHLSRLYGLQTAYYDVSHRRQPAATESLLAALRSLGAPLMTLHDIPLAWREKRQTLWRQPLEPVTVYWDNRPALIPVRLPSTASDTTLDCHLKLETGEERRWQQPATGMPVVDTTEIEGIRYVASQLTLTGRLPRGYHRLMVEIAGEKHETLIISAPVQAYLPPSGPEDRSWGVFLPLYALHSSESGGGGNFSDLEVLTAWVAEMGGQTVATLPFLATFPGDNFENSPYLPVSRRLWNEFYVDINSVPELAECPPARAILESTRFQTELRELQGSSLVDYPRQMALKRRVLEELCRYLFSGTSRRLDDLRHFAETHPAVADYARFQATFEKQRLPWRSWPQPLCDGTLTENDYDEADERYHLYAQWLAHQQLENVSQRADQRGVHLYLDLPVGVHPDGYDAWRELDIFVPDSSVGSPPDPVFTRGQDWAFAPLHPEKTREQGYCYTIAYLRHHLRFARILRIDHVMGLHRLFCIPGGMEPRQGVYLRYPAEELYAILALESQRHQAIIVGEDLGTVPPYVKPAMKRHGLQHMYVLHYQLAANPRKVPPPPSHNSVASLNTHDMPPFAAFWQETDIPERLRLGLLDKASARAERQNFRNMKKALSAFLQKRGWLQPNAEGDVLSILRACLSFLADSQARIVLVNLEDLWLETQPQNVPTTRREYPNWQRKARYRFEELCQMPEVLGTLNIVNRLRKQESGDND from the coding sequence GTGAACCCTGCCTCCGGAACCCGTCTTCTCCATCATCTGTCCCGCCTCTACGGGTTACAAACCGCTTACTATGACGTATCCCACCGCAGACAACCGGCTGCAACAGAATCACTGCTGGCCGCGCTCCGGTCACTGGGCGCCCCGCTAATGACCCTCCACGATATTCCGCTGGCCTGGCGGGAAAAGCGGCAAACACTGTGGCGGCAACCGCTTGAGCCGGTAACGGTATACTGGGATAACCGCCCGGCGCTGATACCGGTCCGGCTCCCGTCAACTGCGTCTGATACCACCCTGGACTGTCACCTCAAACTGGAGACCGGTGAAGAGCGGAGATGGCAACAGCCTGCCACCGGTATGCCCGTGGTTGACACCACTGAAATAGAGGGGATACGTTACGTAGCCAGTCAACTCACGCTGACCGGCAGGTTACCCCGGGGGTACCACCGGTTGATGGTAGAGATAGCCGGGGAAAAGCATGAGACCCTTATCATTTCAGCCCCCGTACAGGCTTATCTTCCCCCGTCAGGGCCGGAAGACAGGAGCTGGGGGGTCTTTCTCCCGTTATACGCTCTCCATTCCTCTGAGAGCGGGGGGGGCGGTAACTTTTCAGACCTGGAAGTTCTAACAGCGTGGGTAGCCGAAATGGGAGGGCAAACCGTAGCCACACTGCCCTTCCTGGCGACCTTCCCCGGTGATAACTTTGAGAACAGTCCCTATCTGCCGGTCAGCCGCCGGCTCTGGAACGAGTTCTACGTGGACATCAACAGCGTGCCCGAACTGGCAGAATGTCCTCCGGCACGGGCAATCCTCGAATCTACCCGCTTTCAGACAGAGCTTAGGGAACTGCAGGGTTCGTCCCTGGTTGACTATCCCCGCCAGATGGCGCTGAAGCGCCGTGTCCTGGAGGAACTGTGCCGCTACCTGTTCAGCGGGACATCCCGGCGCCTTGATGACCTCCGCCATTTTGCGGAGACACACCCGGCGGTTGCCGACTACGCCCGCTTCCAAGCTACCTTTGAGAAACAGCGCCTTCCGTGGCGGTCCTGGCCTCAACCCCTGTGCGATGGTACCCTGACTGAAAATGATTACGATGAGGCGGATGAACGTTATCACCTGTACGCGCAGTGGCTGGCCCATCAGCAACTGGAAAATGTCTCCCAGAGGGCTGACCAGAGAGGCGTCCACCTTTATCTCGACCTTCCCGTGGGAGTGCACCCCGACGGTTATGATGCCTGGCGGGAACTTGATATTTTTGTTCCGGATAGTTCAGTCGGTTCGCCCCCGGATCCCGTCTTCACCCGGGGGCAAGACTGGGCGTTCGCACCGCTGCACCCGGAAAAAACCAGGGAGCAGGGCTACTGCTATACAATCGCCTACCTGCGTCATCATCTCCGCTTCGCGCGTATTCTACGCATTGACCATGTGATGGGACTCCACCGCCTCTTCTGTATCCCCGGCGGAATGGAACCCCGGCAGGGGGTCTACCTGCGCTACCCGGCTGAAGAACTCTACGCTATTCTGGCTCTGGAGTCGCAACGTCATCAGGCTATCATCGTTGGTGAAGACCTGGGAACCGTACCCCCGTACGTCAAGCCCGCGATGAAGCGGCACGGCCTTCAGCACATGTACGTGCTGCATTACCAGCTAGCCGCTAATCCGCGTAAAGTACCGCCGCCACCATCACACAATTCGGTAGCCAGTCTCAATACCCACGATATGCCCCCTTTTGCCGCCTTCTGGCAGGAAACGGATATCCCGGAAAGGCTCAGGCTAGGGCTGCTGGACAAAGCCAGCGCCCGGGCAGAACGGCAAAACTTCCGGAACATGAAAAAAGCCCTGTCCGCTTTCTTGCAGAAGAGAGGCTGGCTCCAACCGAATGCCGAAGGTGATGTCCTCAGCATACTCAGGGCTTGCTTATCATTCCTGGCGGACAGCCAGGCACGAATCGTCCTGGTCAACCTCGAAGACCTGTGGCTGGAGACACAGCCCCAGAATGTGCCCACTACCCGGAGGGAATACCCGAACTGGCAAAGAAAAGCGCGTTACAGGTTCGAGGAGCTTTGCCAAATGCCCGAGGTACTTGGTACACTGAATATAGTGAACAGACTGCGCAAACAAGAGAGCGGAGATAATGACTGA